In one window of Azoarcus olearius DNA:
- a CDS encoding NADH-quinone oxidoreductase subunit J: MEFKTAVFYFLAAILVFAGLRVITARNPVHAALFLVLSFFTAGGIWLLLQAEFLAITLVMVYVGAVMVLFLFVVMMLDINLDRIRQGFWNYLPVGALIGILMVVEMAMVLGGRYFDLDSMPAPPAAAADYSNTAELGRVLYTDYVYPFELASLVLVVAMVAAVSLTLRKRKGNKYVQPSDQVAVKREGRVELVKMPAETE, from the coding sequence ATGGAATTCAAGACGGCTGTCTTCTACTTTCTGGCCGCGATCCTGGTGTTTGCCGGATTGCGCGTCATCACCGCGCGCAACCCGGTACATGCGGCGTTGTTCCTGGTGTTGTCCTTCTTCACGGCGGGCGGCATCTGGCTGCTGCTGCAGGCGGAGTTTCTCGCGATCACGCTGGTGATGGTGTATGTCGGCGCGGTCATGGTGCTGTTCCTGTTCGTGGTCATGATGCTCGACATCAACCTCGACCGCATCCGCCAGGGCTTCTGGAATTACCTCCCGGTCGGCGCATTGATCGGCATCCTGATGGTGGTCGAGATGGCGATGGTCCTGGGTGGCCGCTACTTCGACCTCGACTCGATGCCGGCACCCCCGGCCGCTGCGGCTGACTACAGCAACACCGCTGAACTCGGCCGGGTGCTCTACACCGATTACGTCTACCCGTTCGAACTGGCTTCGCTGGTGCTGGTGGTCGCGATGGTGGCAGCGGTTTCGCTGACGCTGCGCAAGCGTAAAGGCAATAAGTATGTCCAGCCGTCGGACCAGGTTGCGGTGAAGCGCGAAGGTCGGGTCGAACTGGTGAAGATGCCGGCCGAGACGGAATAA
- the nuoI gene encoding NADH-quinone oxidoreductase subunit NuoI produces the protein MGAKDYIGSLFLKELVKGMALTGRHFFARKITVQFPEEKTPQSARFRGLHALRRYPNGEERCIACKLCEAICPAMAITIESEQREDGSRRTSRYDIDLTKCIFCGFCEEACPVDAVVETRVFEYHGEQRGDLYYTKQMLLAVGDRHEQQIAADREQEAKFR, from the coding sequence ATGGGTGCCAAGGATTACATCGGTAGTCTGTTCCTGAAGGAACTCGTGAAGGGCATGGCCCTGACGGGTCGCCATTTCTTCGCGCGCAAGATCACCGTTCAGTTCCCGGAAGAGAAGACGCCGCAGAGTGCGCGCTTTCGCGGACTGCATGCGCTGCGCCGCTATCCCAACGGCGAGGAGCGCTGCATCGCCTGCAAGCTGTGCGAAGCGATCTGTCCGGCGATGGCAATCACGATCGAGTCGGAGCAGCGTGAAGACGGTTCGCGCCGGACCAGCCGCTACGATATCGACCTGACCAAGTGCATCTTCTGTGGCTTCTGCGAGGAAGCCTGCCCGGTGGATGCGGTCGTTGAAACCCGCGTGTTCGAGTATCACGGTGAGCAGCGCGGCGATCTGTACTACACGAAGCAGATGCTGCTCGCAGTCGGCGACCGCCACGAGCAGCAGATCGCCGCCGACCGCGAACAAGAGGCGAAATTCCGCTAA
- the nuoK gene encoding NADH-quinone oxidoreductase subunit NuoK — MLSLSHYLILGAVLFAISVVGIFLNRKNLIVLLMAIELMLLAVNLNFIAFSHYLGDIAGQVFVFFILTVAAAESAIGLAILVVMFRNLRTIHVDDLDSLKG; from the coding sequence ATGCTTTCGCTTTCCCACTATCTCATCCTGGGCGCGGTCCTGTTCGCGATCAGCGTGGTCGGGATCTTCCTCAACCGGAAGAACCTGATCGTATTGCTGATGGCCATCGAGCTGATGCTGCTTGCGGTGAATCTGAACTTCATCGCGTTCTCGCACTATCTCGGCGATATCGCCGGACAGGTTTTCGTTTTCTTCATCCTGACCGTGGCGGCCGCCGAATCTGCGATCGGCCTCGCCATCCTGGTGGTGATGTTCCGCAATCTGCGGACCATCCATGTGGATGATCTGGACAGCCTCAAGGGTTAA